The Euleptes europaea isolate rEulEur1 chromosome 2, rEulEur1.hap1, whole genome shotgun sequence genome has a segment encoding these proteins:
- the TEKTIP1 gene encoding tektin bundle-interacting protein 1, with protein MDFRGLAYRDLVLDRPYVPQSTLESDFPTPLYSDEYLSLRGPRNAPIIKEAVRWKYTPMGWDAIPQTWYTGLTNCPNREAWYTLTDGIGREAYHRWHKSHAKREKTLPAAYDQHLRDSSWYDPMVPAQYLNPSTRWGAFLWQDKPVPGKEYVVNRNRCAKDLPGKPGYVPYLSLHTPVFTAKDYRTWRMFSHQPSTNNQ; from the exons ATGGATTTCCGTGGCTTGGCTTACAGAGATCTGGTGTTAGATCGGCCGTATGTCCCCCAGAGCACTCTGGAGTCTGATTTCCCCACTCCGCTGTACAG CGATGAGTACCTATCCTTGAGGGGCCCCCGCAATGCGCCCATCATCAAGGAGGCCGTGCGCTGGAAGTACACCCCCATGGGGTGGGATGCTATCCCTCAGACCTGGTACACGGGCCTCACCAACTGCCCCAACCGCGAGGCCTGGTATACCCTCACCGACGGCATTGGCAGGGAGGCCTACCACCGCTGGCACAAGTCCCACGCCAAACGGGAGAAGACTCTGCCGGCTG CTTATGACCAGCATTTGCGGGACAGCAGCTGGTACGACCCGATGGTCCCTGCTCAGTATTTGAATCCTTCTACCCGTTGGGGTGCCTTTCTCTGGCAAGACAAGCCGGTTCCTGGAAAGGAATATG TTGTCAACCGCAATCGCTGTGCCAAAGACCTGCCAGGGAAGCCTGGCTATGTCCCGTATCTGTCTCTGCACACGCCTGTCTTCACGGCCAAGGACTATCGCACCTGGAGGATGTTCAGCCACCAACCCTCCACCAACAACCAATAA